Proteins from one Megalops cyprinoides isolate fMegCyp1 chromosome 11, fMegCyp1.pri, whole genome shotgun sequence genomic window:
- the LOC118785826 gene encoding nuclear receptor subfamily 4 group A member 2, whose product MPCVQAQYGSSPQGASPASQSYSYHTAGEYSCDFLTPEFVKFSMDLTNTEITATTSLPSFSTFMDNYNTSYDVKPPCLYQMPHSGEQSSIKVEDIQMHSYHQQTHLPPQSEEMISHSGPMYYKPSSPHTPSTPNFQVQPNHMWDDPGSLHSFHQNYVATTHMIDQRKNPVSRLSLFSFKQSPPGTPVSSCQMRFDGPLHVSMNPDTPGAHRALDSQSFAVPSAIRKQAGLGFPHSLQLGHSHQLMDNQVSSPPSRGSPSSEGLCAVCGDNAACQHYGVRTCEGCKGFFKRTVQKNAKYVCLANKNCPVDKRRRNRCQYCRFQKCLVVGMVKEVVRTASLKGRRGRLPSKPKSPQEPPPPSPPVSLISALVRAHVDSNPSMSGLDYARFQANPDYQMTGDDTHHIQQFYDLLTGSMEIIRGWAEKIPGFSDLPKQDQDLLFESAFLELFVLRLAYRSNPVEGKLIFCNGVVLHRLQCVRGFGEWIDSIVEFSSNLQSMNIDISAFSCIAALAMVTERHGLKEPKRVEELQNKIINCLKDQVTFNGGGLNRPNYLSKLLGKLPELRTLCTQGLQRIFYLKLEDLVPPPAIIDKLFLDTLPF is encoded by the exons ATGCCCTGCGTTCAGGCTCAGTATGGGTCATCACCACAAGGAGCCAGTCCCGCTTCCCAGAGCTACAGCTACCACACCGCTGGAGAGTACAGCTGTGACTTCCTAACACCAGAGTTCGTTAAGTTTAGTATGGACCTGACCAACACCGAGATCACAGCCACGACTTCTCTCCCCAGTTTCAGCACGTTCATGGACAACTACAACACCAGTTACGACGTAAAGCCTCCCTGTCTGTACCAAATGCCACACTCTGGTGAGCAGTCCTCCATCAAGGTGGAGGACATCCAGATGCACAGCTACCACCAGCAGACTCATCTGCCACCTCAGTCTGAAGAGATGATATCCCACTCTGGGCCAATGTACTACAAGCCCTCCTCGCCCCACACTCCGTCCACGCCAAACTTCCAAGTTCAGCCCAACCACATGTGGGACGATCCGGGTTCCCTGCACAGTTTTCACCAGAACTATGTCGCGACCACTCACATGATCGATCAGCGCAAGAACCCGGTGTCTAGGCTCTCCTTGTTCTCCTTCAAGCAGTCCCCTCCTGGCACGCCTGTCTCGAGCTGCCAGATGAGATTCGACGGTCCTCTCCACGTGTCCATGAACCCCGACACCCCAGGAGCGCACCGCGCCTTGGACAGTCAGAGCTTTGCGGTTCCTAGCGCgatcaggaaacaggcaggctTAGGcttccctcactccctccagCTCGGCCATAGTCACCAGTTGATGGACAACCAGGTTTCATCGCCTCCGTCCAGAGGATCTCCGTCCAGCGAGGGTCTGTGCGCCGTTTGTGGGGACAACGCTGCTTGCCAGCATTATGGAGTGCGTACTTGCGAGGGCTGCAAAGGGTTTTTCAAG CGCACCGTTCAGAAAAATGCTAAATACGTGTGTTTAGCGAACAAAAACTGTCCTGTTGATAAACGCCGCAGAAATCGATGCCAGTACTGCCGTTTCCAAAAGTGCCTTGTTGTCGGGATGGTCAAAGAAG TCGTTAGGACCGCCAGTCTAAAAGGGAGAAGAGGCCGTCTGCCATCCAAGCCTAAAAGCCCCCAAGAACCACCACCTCCTTCGCCGCCCGTCAGTCTCATAAGTGCTCTAGTGAGGGCCCATGTGGACTCAAACCCCTCCATGTCCGGCCTGGATTACGCCAGG TTTCAGGCTAACCCTGACTACCAAATGACTGGAGACGACACTCATCACATCCAGCAATTCTACGATCTCCTTACGGGCTCCATGGAGATCATCAGAGGCTGGGCAGAGAAGATTCCAGGCTTTTCTGACCTCCCTAAACAGGATCAAGATCTGCTCTTCGAATCAGCCTTCCTGGAACTTTTTGTTCTGCGATTGGCGTACAG GTCCAACCCAGTGGAAGGCAAACTCATTTTTTGCAACGGGGTGGTCTTGCACAGGCTCCAGTGCGTCCGCGGGTTCGGAGAATGGATTGACTCCATTGTGGAGTTTTCCTCCAACCTCCAGAGCATGAACATAGACATATCAGCATTCTCGTGCATAGCTGCCCTTGCCATGGTAACAG AGAGACACGGACTAAAGGAACCTAAGAGAGTAGAAGAGCTCCAAAACAAGATTATAAATTGTCTGAAAGACCAAGTGACTTTTAATGGCGGCGGGCTGAATCGTCCAAACTACTTGTCCAAACTTTTGGGAAAGCTCCCTGAACTTCGCACCCTATGTACACAAGGTCTGCAGCGTATCTTCTACTTAAAACTCGAAGACTTGGTTCCTCCACCAGCAATAATTGACAAACTGTTCCTAGACACACTACCTTTTTAA